Proteins from a genomic interval of Lolium perenne isolate Kyuss_39 chromosome 1, Kyuss_2.0, whole genome shotgun sequence:
- the LOC127294255 gene encoding probable calcium-binding protein CML21, which produces MSTAPRQSQQQRHRRLRLRRVFDLFDCDGDGIITQAELSGALGRLGVALGAQAGALDSVVASYIAPGMPGLRFADFEALHDELDGGEGEGPEEEDEESEMREAFAVFDENGDGYISAAELQAVLGRMGMPEAGSMARVQDMIAAHDRDSDGRVDFQEFKAMMADGNGV; this is translated from the coding sequence ATGTCAACAGCGCCGCGACAGAGCCAGCAGCAGCGCCACCGGAGGCTCCGGCTGCGGCGCGTGTTCGACCTATTCGACTGCGATGGCGACGGCATCATCACTCAGGCCGAGCTGTCAGGCGCGCTAGGCCGCCTCGGTGTCGCCCTCGGCGCGCAGGCGGGCGCGCTGGACTCGGTCGTCGCCTCGTACATTGCGCCGGGCATGCCGGGCCTACGGTTCGCGGACTTCGAGGCGCTCCACGACGAGCTAGACGGCGGCGAAGGCGaagggccggaggaggaggacgaggagagcGAGATGAGGGAGGCGTTCGCGGTGTTCGACGAGAACGGCGACGGGTACATCTCCGCGGCGGAGCTGCAGGCCGTGCTGGGGCGGATGGGGATGCCGGAGGCAGGGAGCATGGCGCGGGTGCAGGACATGATCGCCGCACATGACCGGGACAGCGATGGCCGAGTCGACTTCCAGGAGTTCAAGGCTATGATGGCTGACGGTAATGGCGTGTAG
- the LOC127331659 gene encoding uncharacterized protein encodes MPNAACKHHNAASRRRLRICAVVSLIVLLLLAAAVTALAITALRPRPADTTISAMRLTSVSLSPGSLSLNVTLDAVLSIRNPSPVASFAHAAGQAEVFYRGAVAADADVPPGRVGAGGNETVTLRLTVLADRLASYAPQLYGDVVGGAGDVSLTVQTTVPGTVTVLGLLRHHAVVITVCHVTVSVRRPGAQSSSCQYRTKL; translated from the coding sequence ATGCCCAATGCCGCCTGCAAGCACCACAACGCCGCGTCACGCCGCCGGCTCCGCATCTGCGCCGTCGTCTCCCTCATCGTACTCCTCCTATTGGCCGCCGCCGTCACCGCACTGGCCATCACGGCGCTCCGCCCGCGCCCAGCCGACACCACCATCTCCGCCATGCGCCTGACCTCCGTGTCCCTCTCCCCAGGATCACTCTCCCTCAACGTGACGCTCGACGCCGTCCTCTCCATCCGCAACCCCAGCCCCGTCGCGTCCTTCGCGCACGCAGCCGGCCAAGCCGAGGTCTTCTACCGCGGCGCGGTCGCCGCGGACGCCGACGTCCCGCCCGGACGCGTCGGCGCGGGAGGCAACGAGACGGTGACGCTCAGGCTCACGGTGCTCGCCGACCGCCTTGCCTCGTACGCGCCGCAGCTGTACGGTGACGTGGTCGGCGGCGCCGGGGACGTGTCGCTCACCGTTCAGACGACCGTGCCGGGAACTGTCACGGTTCTAGGCCTGCTCAGGCACCACGCCGTTGTGATCACGGTGTGCCACGTCACGGTTAGCGTCCGCCGGCCCGGCGCGCAGAGCTCGTCGTGCCAGTACCGGACCAAGCTCTAG
- the LOC127294251 gene encoding reticulon-like protein B2: MMSESEEHGSLLEKINDKIHDYKKDSSSSSSDSDDDKKKSHKSKNKKKKLFGRMHPLHHVLGGGKAADLVLWRDKHTSGSILAGVTVVWLLFEGIGYHLLTFLCHSLIVFLTVCFVWSNAASFINRSPPQFPDVILSETQCLRIAHVLRKEINEAFLTLQSVASGKDLKTYLKSIGVLWFISIIGSCFSFLTLSYTIFLMAYTLPMLYEKYEDEVDVVGEKALIEIKKQYAVLDEKVLSKIPMLSDKKQH, encoded by the exons ATGATGTCCGAAAGCGAGGAGCACGGCTCGCTCCTGGAGAAGATCAACGATAAGATCCATGACTACAAAAAGgactcatcgtcgtcctcctcggactCTGACGACGACAAGAAGAAGTCTCATAAatccaagaacaagaagaagaagctgTTTGGCAGGATGCACCCGCTTCACCACGTCCTAGGCGGAGGCAAAG CTGCTGATCTTGTTCTGTGGAGGGACAAGCACACCTCTGGAAGCATTCTTGCAGGGGTGACTGTGGTCTGGTTGCTGTTCGAGGGCATCGGTTACCACCTCCTCACCTTCCTCTGCCACTCGCTCATCGTCTTCCTCACTGTCTGCTTCGTCTGGTCCAACGCTGCATCCTTCATCAACAG GTCTCCTCCACAGTTCCCAGATGTAATTTTATCTGAAACCCAGTGCCTGAGGATAGCTCATGTTCTGAGGAAAGAAATCAATGAAGCATTCCTGACCTTACAAAGTGTTGCTTCCGGAAAAGACCTGAAAACATATCTTAAG TCAATTGGGGTCCTCTGGTTCATTTCTATAATTGGTAGCTGCTTTAGCTTCTTGACTCTGTCTTACACTA TTTTCCTGATGGCATACACACTCCCCATGCTCTATGAGAAATATGAAGATGAGGTTGATGTCGTGGGCGAGAAGGCCCTCATCGAGATCAAGAAGCAATATGCAGTGCTGGATGAGAAGGTTCTGTCGAAGATCCCAATGTTATCCGACAAGAAGCAGCACTGA